The following proteins come from a genomic window of Montipora foliosa isolate CH-2021 chromosome 2, ASM3666993v2, whole genome shotgun sequence:
- the LOC137988755 gene encoding transmembrane protein 163a-like yields MDEENFEDDETALSSSSEDEMVDNYGGCASSYLVEERESSKKLLPQSFRTRWTKAASALAIISFIATTGFSVAAFITSQGTESSAVFAAGFDAFFAAINVVAVCWRFRDDLNGDIGPKREKKAASVIAVTFILGGAATVGISLYHLKINDHPKKTDEMVIVLGVGFVIYLIFCLLQCHIAALLQSVSMKALSVDSGLAAAMDAGLLLSSWIFREKRNLWFLDHTFAGILGVISLVYGFILIIKIMELHIVKNKGLFSFLKEF; encoded by the coding sequence ATGGATGAAGAGAACTTTGAAGATGACGAAACTGCTCTTTCTTCATCAAGCGAAGACGAAATGGTAGATAATTATGGAGGCTGTGCGAGTTCCTATTTAGTTGAAGAACGCGAAAGCTCGAAGAAACTTCTGCCGCAAAGTTTTCGAACGCGCTGGACCAAAGCCGCTAGCGCTCTTGCTATAATATCATTCATTGCAACAACTGGATTCAGTGTGGCAGCATTTATAACTTCTCAAGGAACAGAGAGTTCAGCTGTATTTGCAGCCGGTTTTGACGCTTTCTTCGCAGCTATTAATGTTGTAGCAGTGTGCTGGAGATTTCGAGATGATCTCAACGGGGACATTGGACCAAAGAGGGAAAAAAAGGCAGCTTCTGTCATAGCAGTCACTTTTATTTTGGGAGGTGCAGCCACTGTGGGCATTTCGTTGTATCACCTGAAAATCAATGACCATCCCAAAAAAACTGATGAAATGGTCATCGTGCTCGGTGTTGGATTCGTGATTTAccttattttttgtttgcttcaatGTCATATCGCAGCTTTATTACAGAGTGTATCAATGAAAGCGCTTTCAGTTGATTCTGGACTTGCTGCTGCAATGGATGCTGGGCTTTTGTTATCATCCTGGATTTTTCGCGAAAAGCGAAACCTGTGGTTCCTCGACCACACTTTTGCAGGAATTTTAGGCGTTATATCGTTAGTTTACGGTtttatattaattattaaaataatggAATTACATATAGTCAAAAACAAAGGgttattttctttcttaaaagaattTTAG
- the LOC137988765 gene encoding transmembrane protein 163a-like — protein sequence MSSGDDSPTSQRSFTMSAFTDDGDDKQPLQDKHCVSYLEETQAPSKTFLPQKFRERWSRAAFAVSIASFVVTLTFSFVSFFASKTTESSSIFASAFDGMLGAFNSLVVAWRFRDVLNGDVTSKREKIATLGIGVTFLASGSATVAIAILRLLSRDHPEKPDDLIIILGTSFMSYFILALIQDCIASKLKSPSLRASAVDSWLAAALSLGVLITTLIYRQVGTKVWFLDHSLAIFIGFLSLVYGIHLVVEITLSEKNGNGKLC from the coding sequence ATGTCAAGCGGCGACGATTCTCCGACGTCTCAGAGAAGTTTCACAATGTCAGCATTCACTGATGATGGAGACGACAAACAACCTTTGCAAGATAAACATTGCGTATCATATTTAGAGGAAACCCAAGCTCCGAGCAAAACATTTTTACCGCAGAAATTTCGGGAAAGATGGAGTCGTGCGGCTTTTGCAGTATCCATTGCATCGTTTGTCGTTACCTTAACCTTCAGCTTCGTATCCTTCTTCGCATCAAAGACAACTGAAAGCTCATCGATTTTTGCTAGCGCGTTTGACGGCATGTTGGGAGCGTTCAACTCGCTAGTTGTAGCATGGAGATTTAGAGACGTTCTGAACGGGGATGTCACATCAAAACGGGAGAAAATCGCGACCCTTGGGATAGGAGTAACTTTTCTTGCAAGTGGTAGCGCTACGGTTGCAATTGCAATCCTTCGCCTGTTGTCACGTGACCACCCAGAAAAGCCAGATGATCTGATTATTATTCTTGGTACGAGTTTTATGTCTTACTTTATATTAGCGCTTATACAAGACTGTATCGCCAGTAAGCTGAAGAGCCCTTCGTTGCGTGCTTCGGCCGTAGATTCCTGGCTTGCCGCGGCACTGTCTTTAGGAGTGCTTATTACTACACTCATATACAGGCAAGTGGGTACAAAAGTATGGTTTCTGGATCATTCTCTGgccattttcattggctttttATCCCTCGTTTATGGCATCCATCTTGTGGTGGAAATTACTCTTAGCGAGAAGAACGGAAATGGTAAACTTTGTTGA